Proteins from one Patescibacteria group bacterium genomic window:
- the ruvX gene encoding Holliday junction resolvase RuvX codes for MQKRLLGIDYGDKRLGLALADELGPALPFKILENSQNILQNIKDIIKAENIDIVVVGLPHSLSGQHNDRLEITQNFVDTLRNDLDIPVETIDEQMTSKLYERMGVKKDIDKHSATAILDTYLSKNNAS; via the coding sequence ATGCAAAAAAGACTTTTGGGCATTGACTATGGAGATAAGAGATTAGGTCTGGCGCTTGCTGATGAGCTGGGGCCAGCCTTGCCTTTTAAGATTCTAGAAAATAGCCAAAATATTTTGCAAAATATAAAAGATATTATCAAGGCAGAAAATATAGATATAGTGGTAGTTGGTTTGCCACATAGCTTGTCGGGGCAGCACAACGACAGATTGGAGATTACTCAAAATTTTGTTGATACTTTAAGAAATGATTTGGATATTCCTGTGGAAACAATTGATGAGCAGATGACTTCCAAGCTATATGAGAGGATGGGAGTCAAAAAAGATATAGATAAGCATTCGGCTACAGCTATACTTGATACTTATTTATCCAAAAATAATGCCAGTTAA
- a CDS encoding EamA family transporter, whose protein sequence is MLLFSGMTGLYKLPTYKNQSRLATTFWMMGFIFLWAIMIFNKLAFSVNPEILFFALLWGCSFATLTAIQIYLLSRIEINTLFPINTILSMIFVVAFGLLVFAEKISILQGLGISIAIVTLYFFLFSSRGAKYSRGTLKFGLVMIFLSVFSKVVQKIAVDHVIDIKILIIYQFLFASLFLLLANIMYHRKSWAKKIFSRSYKSGLMISIPAFFGNWAIMHALAKGPFTLVYSIHSFYIFGGSIIGYFFFKEKLTKYKISLLFLAILAIIFIRIG, encoded by the coding sequence ATGCTGCTATTTAGCGGTATGACAGGGCTTTACAAACTCCCTACGTATAAAAATCAAAGCCGACTAGCTACTACATTTTGGATGATGGGCTTTATTTTTTTATGGGCTATTATGATATTCAATAAATTAGCCTTTAGCGTAAACCCAGAAATTTTATTTTTTGCTCTACTCTGGGGCTGTAGCTTTGCCACCCTTACTGCAATTCAGATATATCTTTTGTCTCGAATAGAAATAAACACCCTTTTTCCTATAAACACTATCCTCAGTATGATTTTTGTAGTTGCCTTTGGACTTTTGGTCTTTGCAGAAAAAATTTCTATACTACAGGGTCTAGGCATTAGTATTGCCATAGTCACTCTGTATTTTTTCCTATTTAGCAGTAGAGGAGCAAAATATTCCCGAGGAACTCTAAAATTTGGTCTAGTGATGATTTTTCTATCAGTATTTTCCAAGGTAGTCCAAAAAATTGCCGTAGACCATGTCATTGATATAAAAATTTTGATAATATACCAATTTTTATTTGCCAGTTTATTCTTATTGCTAGCCAATATAATGTACCACCGAAAATCTTGGGCAAAAAAAATATTTTCTAGGTCATACAAATCAGGGTTAATGATATCAATACCGGCCTTTTTTGGAAATTGGGCTATTATGCATGCCTTAGCAAAAGGCCCCTTCACACTAGTATATTCTATACATTCTTTTTATATATTTGGTGGATCAATTATTGGCTATTTCTTTTTTAAAGAAAAACTCACCAAATACAAAATAAGTTTATTATTTCTGGCTATTTTAGCAATTATATTTATTAGAATTGGCTAA
- a CDS encoding O-antigen ligase family protein: protein MNLEKIRNYLLLIPAILPLVFTSFTFQPWHFGKTILFVILVDIIVVLVVIDFLRRKELEIRSFDRLDISISILFGIFLLSSIFAFDVERAFFGTMVRANGFIILIHFYIYYLLLRQFFVIQDWIRIFRIIAVVGFLSIIIAWLGPMIPLFEGIVVGGYSRLNGIFGNSIFLASYLWSFILLICLAIFKDKYSKNWQYFYYLNLIFSVPTIFASGSRGAVLAFFVALLFLFIGCILLFKNKKIKTVGIAALLIMVSIVAYLYSPWGSTVRQHLPATIAQIFNLSVDSLGANTRLMAWDIAWQGFLNRPIMGWGLSNFQHTFDKFYNPDFLDYGLGETVWDIPHNEFLEVMVSGGIFAMLSVLFIIILVFKRIYTLIFKENKFLFILMVSVGVAYIIQAMFVAETSNTLWGLTILLAGLQYGQGEKKEFRKNVYKNFLGAILLCLAVLSLFWSCSTLKMSNNLLAVRNYAETGEIVKWQSQAKNALEYKGSYDWEQSIHVSVDLLKFDRSLRSVVDLSEITDDLILVLEDKNNSLGDNYLINFWLARLYGDKGEYGAGNIYFEKALEHLEKAKTFNNDHQYVVFLESRYLLSLQRIDEAENVLRDLIKQDDMLAEPHWLLGAVLFAKDDLSQAALFFEQAIDLGFELSKKNNILFLIDIYAELEEYEKIVPLYELLIQREPDSADWYARLAAVYVAIGNEDKVVEYIYKAVEIDPSLVEEAKAFLEQNNIKL from the coding sequence ATGAATTTAGAGAAAATAAGAAACTATTTACTTCTAATACCGGCCATTTTGCCGCTTGTTTTTACTTCTTTTACGTTCCAGCCCTGGCATTTTGGCAAGACGATTTTGTTTGTTATTTTAGTTGATATTATTGTGGTTTTAGTTGTTATAGATTTTTTGAGAAGAAAGGAATTAGAAATTAGATCATTTGATAGATTGGATATATCCATTTCTATTTTATTTGGTATATTTTTATTGTCGAGTATTTTTGCTTTTGATGTAGAAAGAGCATTTTTTGGTACCATGGTTCGGGCAAACGGATTTATAATACTCATTCATTTTTATATTTATTATTTATTACTCAGGCAATTTTTTGTTATTCAAGACTGGATTAGGATTTTCAGGATCATAGCAGTGGTTGGGTTTTTATCTATTATCATTGCTTGGTTGGGGCCTATGATCCCTTTGTTTGAGGGCATAGTAGTTGGAGGATACAGTCGTTTAAATGGAATATTTGGTAATTCTATATTCTTAGCTTCTTATTTGTGGAGTTTTATCTTATTAATTTGTTTGGCTATATTCAAAGATAAATATTCCAAAAATTGGCAATACTTTTATTATTTGAATCTTATATTCAGTGTACCGACTATCTTTGCTTCTGGTTCCAGAGGCGCTGTATTAGCTTTTTTTGTAGCGCTATTATTTTTATTTATTGGCTGTATATTGCTTTTTAAAAATAAAAAGATAAAGACGGTAGGAATAGCGGCATTATTAATAATGGTTAGTATAGTAGCTTATCTTTATTCTCCATGGGGTAGTACGGTCAGACAGCATCTCCCAGCCACTATAGCTCAAATTTTTAATTTATCAGTAGACAGTTTAGGAGCCAATACCCGACTTATGGCTTGGGATATAGCTTGGCAGGGATTTTTGAATAGGCCTATTATGGGTTGGGGGCTTAGTAATTTTCAACATACTTTTGATAAATTTTACAACCCCGATTTTTTGGATTATGGCTTAGGAGAAACTGTTTGGGATATACCCCACAACGAATTTTTAGAAGTTATGGTCTCTGGTGGTATCTTTGCAATGTTGTCAGTTTTGTTTATTATAATATTGGTATTCAAAAGAATTTATACTCTTATTTTTAAGGAAAATAAATTTTTGTTTATTCTGATGGTATCAGTTGGTGTGGCTTACATAATTCAAGCTATGTTTGTTGCGGAGACATCAAATACTTTATGGGGGTTGACTATTCTTTTAGCTGGATTACAGTATGGGCAAGGAGAGAAAAAAGAATTTAGGAAGAATGTGTATAAGAATTTTTTAGGTGCAATCTTACTATGCCTCGCAGTATTGTCCTTATTTTGGAGCTGTAGCACATTAAAAATGTCCAATAATTTACTCGCCGTCAGAAATTATGCGGAAACTGGTGAGATTGTAAAATGGCAGAGCCAGGCAAAAAATGCTTTGGAGTATAAAGGTTCTTATGATTGGGAGCAATCCATTCATGTATCTGTAGACTTATTAAAATTTGATAGAAGCTTAAGATCTGTAGTAGATCTATCTGAAATAACTGATGATTTAATTTTAGTTTTAGAAGACAAAAATAATAGTTTGGGGGATAATTATTTGATAAATTTTTGGTTAGCTAGACTTTATGGCGATAAAGGGGAATATGGAGCAGGTAATATTTATTTTGAAAAAGCTTTAGAGCACTTAGAAAAGGCTAAAACTTTTAATAATGATCATCAGTATGTAGTTTTTCTTGAGTCCAGATATTTATTATCTTTACAGAGAATAGATGAAGCGGAGAATGTACTGCGTGATTTGATAAAACAGGATGATATGTTGGCCGAACCACACTGGCTCTTGGGAGCTGTTTTATTTGCTAAGGATGATTTGTCTCAGGCAGCACTTTTTTTTGAACAAGCCATTGATTTAGGTTTTGAACTAAGTAAGAAAAATAATATATTGTTTTTGATTGACATATACGCTGAACTTGAAGAATATGAAAAAATAGTGCCTTTATATGAGTTGTTGATACAGCGTGAACCAGATAGCGCGGATTGGTATGCTAGGTTGGCGGCTGTGTATGTAGCCATTGGCAATGAAGATAAAGTAGTGGAATATATATATAAGGCAGTGGAAATTGATCCAAGCTTAGTAGAGGAAGCGAAAGCTTTTTTGGAACAAAATAATATAAAATTATAA
- a CDS encoding nucleoside monophosphate kinase: protein MEKNLKKIVLMGPQASGKSTQTKVITDFLGVPAISTSQVLRDVVEKGSEMGKKIEVIMDRGDLVPDEHVINLVLGQLNAPSCLRGFLLDGFPRNLVQAKALDDSCGVDMVFSIDISDNEAIRRISGRRICREGHVFHTEYKPSSQGDICDICQGELFQREDDKEDVVKKRLAIYRDQTEQLLAYYSKQGKLKVFDGEKPIEMLSQDILNYLKKYVGSEKS, encoded by the coding sequence ATGGAAAAGAACTTAAAAAAAATAGTTTTAATGGGTCCTCAGGCTTCCGGAAAAAGCACCCAAACCAAAGTAATTACTGATTTTTTGGGTGTTCCAGCTATTTCAACTAGTCAGGTCTTGCGTGATGTGGTAGAAAAGGGTAGTGAAATGGGCAAAAAAATAGAAGTTATTATGGACAGAGGAGACCTGGTCCCTGATGAACATGTCATCAATCTAGTTTTAGGTCAGCTTAATGCACCGAGTTGTTTACGTGGTTTTTTGCTGGATGGTTTTCCTAGAAATTTGGTTCAAGCCAAAGCTCTGGATGATAGTTGTGGTGTAGATATGGTTTTTAGTATTGATATATCCGATAATGAAGCAATCCGTCGTATTTCGGGCAGGCGTATTTGCCGTGAAGGTCATGTATTTCATACTGAATACAAACCTTCTAGTCAAGGTGATATTTGTGATATTTGTCAGGGAGAATTATTTCAAAGAGAAGATGATAAAGAAGATGTAGTCAAAAAAAGATTGGCAATTTATCGTGACCAGACAGAGCAGCTTTTGGCTTATTATTCCAAACAAGGTAAACTAAAAGTTTTTGATGGTGAAAAGCCAATTGAAATGTTATCTCAAGATATATTAAACTATTTGAAAAAATATGTTGGATCAGAAAAGTCCTGA
- a CDS encoding O-antigen ligase family protein → MFNKQKILLLIKILLFAILAMPLIVDAKVIFPFIFTKVIYFRVLVDLAFIFYLILVLKYKEYLPCFNFFTISASLFLLLAIIVSYFGVDWNFSFWGGHERMDGLFSLLHYFIFTILLITIFGEKDWYIFLRSLLVVSIFVLLKGFYEAQTLGVSRVSGTLGNPIYFGEYSLFLFWFSILFSFLTKIKWERYSAYALAFLSILGIFVSGSRGPFLSLVLGLAVFSLFYIFIAKNKQIKFSFLGIIIIGIFLVLGGIFSPENVLIKNIPIVNNLSDIKNLGETVSNRILAADIALESFKERPLGWGFANFSTAFHLHYKAEFLRRGWGDTFFDSAHNYYLDILVGLGILGVASFLSIFVLAIIKLIREIKQSQYKIFFSLLLALVISILAQLFFSFLHPAFYFWLFLSLAFVVYASYGHKQNEIEMSQTKIWLVNILALLLIVFSLWSLFYGNIKTYQANRLDDKVRVLIQYRNIVEAMELTEDSLDSMGPMHREIVRDYIKYWIGASVSAEQKEDYVSLLYSLEERVDNNLQNYNPNNTFDYLFLLRVNIILNIFEDRTKKIESVFARASQVSDKKQELNFLYFNYLIQEERIDEAKSLMEKIINDDPELYYGYWYLAKIYIFLGDIELAYDYYQKAVDRGFLPGEDDQGIVDLLLDKID, encoded by the coding sequence ATGTTTAATAAGCAAAAAATTCTTTTGCTAATAAAAATTTTACTATTTGCTATATTAGCGATGCCTTTGATAGTGGATGCTAAAGTTATTTTTCCTTTTATCTTTACAAAAGTTATTTATTTTAGGGTTTTAGTAGATTTGGCTTTTATTTTTTATTTAATTTTAGTTTTAAAATACAAAGAATATTTACCGTGCTTTAATTTTTTTACTATTAGTGCTTCTTTGTTTTTACTATTAGCTATAATAGTCTCTTATTTTGGAGTAGATTGGAATTTTAGTTTTTGGGGTGGTCACGAGCGAATGGATGGCCTATTTTCCTTGCTGCATTATTTTATTTTTACTATTTTACTGATTACTATATTTGGTGAGAAAGACTGGTACATCTTTTTGCGTTCTCTTTTGGTAGTTTCTATTTTTGTACTACTAAAAGGATTTTATGAAGCTCAAACATTGGGAGTATCTAGAGTCTCTGGTACTCTAGGCAATCCAATATATTTTGGTGAATATTCTTTATTTTTATTTTGGTTTAGTATTTTGTTTTCTTTTTTAACCAAGATAAAATGGGAAAGATATAGCGCCTATGCCTTAGCCTTTTTATCAATATTGGGTATTTTTGTTTCAGGTAGCAGAGGACCATTTTTGTCTTTGGTTTTAGGGCTTGCTGTGTTTTCTTTGTTTTATATCTTTATAGCCAAAAACAAACAGATTAAGTTTTCCTTTTTGGGAATTATCATCATTGGCATATTTTTGGTTTTGGGAGGTATATTTTCACCAGAAAATGTTTTGATAAAAAATATTCCCATTGTAAATAATCTTTCAGATATAAAAAATCTTGGGGAAACAGTCTCTAATCGTATTTTGGCAGCTGATATTGCTCTAGAATCTTTCAAGGAAAGACCTCTGGGTTGGGGTTTTGCTAATTTTTCTACAGCTTTTCATCTGCATTACAAGGCAGAATTTTTGCGTCGTGGTTGGGGGGACACTTTTTTTGATTCAGCTCATAACTATTATTTGGATATTTTAGTGGGCTTGGGTATTTTGGGTGTTGCTTCTTTTTTATCTATTTTTGTTTTAGCTATTATCAAGTTAATTAGAGAAATAAAGCAATCGCAATATAAAATATTTTTTAGTTTACTTTTGGCTTTGGTAATTTCTATACTAGCTCAATTATTTTTTTCCTTTTTACATCCAGCTTTTTATTTTTGGTTATTTTTATCTTTGGCTTTTGTAGTTTATGCTAGCTATGGTCACAAACAAAATGAGATAGAGATGTCGCAGACAAAGATATGGTTAGTAAATATTTTGGCTTTATTACTAATAGTATTTTCATTGTGGTCACTTTTTTATGGTAATATCAAAACTTATCAAGCCAATCGTCTTGATGATAAAGTCAGGGTGTTAATTCAGTATCGAAATATTGTAGAGGCCATGGAGCTGACAGAAGATAGTTTGGATTCCATGGGGCCAATGCATAGAGAGATAGTTAGAGACTATATAAAATATTGGATAGGAGCTAGCGTCAGTGCAGAGCAAAAAGAAGACTATGTAAGTTTGTTGTATTCTTTAGAAGAAAGAGTAGATAATAATTTGCAAAACTATAATCCAAACAATACTTTTGATTATTTATTTTTGTTGCGGGTAAATATTATTTTAAATATTTTTGAAGACAGAACAAAAAAAATAGAATCGGTTTTTGCTAGAGCTAGTCAAGTCAGTGACAAAAAACAAGAACTCAATTTTTTGTATTTTAATTATTTAATACAAGAGGAAAGAATTGATGAAGCTAAAAGTTTAATGGAAAAAATTATTAATGATGATCCAGAGCTTTATTATGGCTATTGGTACTTAGCTAAAATTTATATATTTTTGGGAGATATAGAATTGGCCTATGATTACTACCAAAAGGCGGTTGATAGAGGATTTTTACCTGGTGAAGATGATCAGGGTATAGTAGATCTTTTATTAGATAAAATAGATTAG
- a CDS encoding S1C family serine protease has translation MEEKTKHFERPTTNRPPSLFNLTFWAVFVGLIAGFGGYLVANYFLPANSVNYFNSSNTPTDIKINLEQPLTNFAKKQSANVAGVYKAVQPIAAVGEPVFSQADFLGSAIVVTSDGWLMTTNQVVKNSQAKVVLGDRIYDIVDLKEDKFSGVVFIKIDGNLLSPVNFQFTDDAKVGETLFSNIDIPTSIDHAFYVSTLSSNHFILNKYLSTDSIDYYLKIADSKASMGAPYFNMNGELLGLVYKIGEDSLLIPAEYLKQAIKNLLNGTERVIAGISYLDMENNSGFNRKGVLIYNPGQTALTYNLPGQKAGLKVNDQLVAVNNDIITSTRSLTSILQNYRPGDQVIIKVLRDNQEIDINLSL, from the coding sequence ATGGAAGAGAAAACAAAGCATTTTGAAAGGCCTACTACCAATCGTCCGCCATCTTTATTTAATCTGACTTTTTGGGCAGTTTTTGTGGGATTAATAGCTGGTTTTGGTGGTTATTTGGTGGCCAATTATTTTTTACCAGCAAATTCTGTCAATTATTTTAATTCATCAAATACGCCAACTGATATAAAAATCAATTTGGAGCAACCGTTGACCAATTTTGCCAAAAAACAATCAGCCAACGTAGCTGGAGTGTATAAGGCAGTCCAGCCAATTGCCGCTGTTGGTGAGCCGGTTTTTTCCCAAGCTGATTTTTTGGGTTCAGCGATAGTGGTGACTTCTGACGGCTGGTTGATGACTACCAACCAAGTAGTCAAAAACAGCCAAGCTAAAGTGGTCTTAGGAGATAGGATTTACGATATTGTTGATCTAAAAGAAGATAAATTTTCGGGAGTCGTTTTTATAAAGATTGATGGCAATCTGCTTAGTCCGGTCAATTTTCAGTTTACAGATGACGCCAAGGTAGGGGAAACACTTTTTAGTAATATAGATATACCAACTAGTATTGATCACGCTTTTTATGTCAGTACTTTAAGTAGTAATCATTTTATTTTAAATAAATACTTGTCTACTGACTCAATAGATTATTATCTAAAAATAGCTGATTCAAAAGCTAGTATGGGGGCACCTTATTTTAATATGAATGGAGAGCTTTTGGGCTTGGTATATAAAATAGGTGAAGATTCTTTGCTTATTCCAGCCGAATATCTAAAACAGGCTATCAAAAATTTGCTAAATGGTACAGAAAGAGTGATAGCGGGTATTAGCTATTTGGATATGGAAAACAACAGCGGTTTTAATAGAAAAGGGGTTTTGATATATAATCCTGGGCAAACTGCCTTGACCTATAATCTACCAGGTCAAAAAGCCGGTCTAAAAGTAAATGATCAGCTAGTAGCCGTCAATAATGATATTATTACAAGTACCAGGAGCCTGACTTCTATATTACAAAATTATCGCCCTGGGGATCAGGTGATAATTAAAGTATTGCGGGATAATCAAGAAATAGATATTAATCTTAGTTTATAA
- a CDS encoding undecaprenyl/decaprenyl-phosphate alpha-N-acetylglucosaminyl 1-phosphate transferase: MPVNIEKFFFVFFLSFVLSFIFSRLFIFLANRFNILDRPHLERKIHQKPIPLLGGMAVYIAFVLTVLILWQKGQLLDPRMDMNLVWIFLISGLILALGGFLDDKMSLPPYISILGPILACLLIVLAGLKIAYITNPAGGILYLEYIFPLDFIPIVLTFIWLLGITYTTKLLDGIDGLASSIGLIASLVIFIVSLSWDVVGSTTSILSLALGGSIFGFLIFNWHPAKIFLGEGGSTFIGFALGVLSIISGSKIATALLVMGLPVLDIFWVIIRRLKRKQAIWQGDQDHLHFRLLRSGFSQKQVVLFFIVVSLCFGLISIVFTTKAKIGALFMILALMFILSSWLNYKLNGADEKN, from the coding sequence ATGCCAGTTAATATTGAAAAATTTTTTTTCGTTTTCTTTTTATCTTTTGTGCTATCTTTTATATTTTCCAGACTGTTTATATTTTTAGCCAATAGATTTAATATTTTAGATAGGCCACATTTGGAAAGAAAGATACATCAAAAACCCATACCTCTTTTGGGAGGTATGGCTGTTTATATAGCTTTTGTTTTGACTGTTTTGATTTTATGGCAAAAAGGCCAGCTTCTAGATCCTCGTATGGACATGAATTTAGTCTGGATTTTCCTTATTTCAGGCCTTATTTTGGCTCTAGGAGGCTTTTTGGATGATAAGATGTCTCTACCACCCTATATTAGTATTTTGGGGCCTATTTTGGCTTGTTTATTGATAGTGCTGGCTGGCTTAAAAATTGCCTATATTACCAATCCAGCTGGTGGGATTTTATATTTGGAGTATATATTTCCTTTGGATTTTATACCTATTGTTCTGACATTTATCTGGCTTTTGGGTATTACTTATACGACCAAGCTTTTAGACGGTATAGATGGTCTGGCGTCAAGTATTGGTCTGATAGCCAGTTTAGTAATTTTTATTGTTAGTCTTTCTTGGGATGTAGTCGGCTCTACTACTTCTATATTGTCTTTGGCTTTGGGCGGATCTATTTTTGGATTTTTGATTTTCAATTGGCATCCAGCCAAAATATTTTTGGGGGAAGGCGGTAGTACTTTTATAGGCTTTGCTTTGGGAGTTTTATCTATAATATCGGGCAGCAAAATTGCTACTGCACTTTTAGTCATGGGTTTGCCAGTTTTGGATATCTTTTGGGTTATTATTAGAAGGCTAAAAAGAAAACAAGCAATTTGGCAGGGTGATCAAGATCATTTACATTTTCGTTTACTTAGATCTGGATTTTCTCAAAAGCAGGTAGTTTTATTTTTTATAGTAGTTAGTCTCTGTTTTGGTTTGATATCAATTGTCTTTACTACCAAAGCAAAAATAGGAGCTTTGTTTATGATATTGGCTCTTATGTTTATATTATCAAGCTGGTTAAATTATAAATTGAATGGAGCTGATGAAAAAAATTAG
- the map gene encoding type I methionyl aminopeptidase, whose protein sequence is MLDQKSPEEIKILRQGGKILGDILRQLARETKVGQTGKNLNKLAEDLIHKAGGIPAFKNYHGFPAALCVSVNSTVVHGIPNDTPFAEGDLVGLDIGMKYRNLYTDTALTVGVARVSPESERLLFATKKALDIGIEQVKVGGYISDIGKAIEKFIKPYGYGIVRDLAGHGVGREIHEDPTVPNFNPGRKTEKMFAGLVIAIEPMIILGGDGQVTTHPNRWDVVSKDKTMTAHFEHTVAVTKDGPIIITE, encoded by the coding sequence ATGTTGGATCAGAAAAGTCCTGAAGAAATAAAAATTCTTCGTCAGGGCGGAAAAATACTAGGAGATATATTAAGACAGTTGGCCAGAGAAACTAAAGTTGGTCAGACTGGCAAAAATTTGAATAAACTGGCCGAGGACTTGATCCACAAAGCCGGTGGTATTCCGGCTTTTAAAAATTATCATGGTTTTCCGGCTGCTTTGTGTGTTTCTGTAAACAGTACAGTAGTCCACGGTATTCCAAATGACACACCTTTTGCAGAAGGAGATTTGGTAGGTTTGGATATTGGTATGAAATATAGAAATTTATATACTGATACAGCTTTGACTGTCGGAGTAGCTAGGGTCAGTCCGGAATCAGAAAGACTTTTATTTGCTACCAAAAAAGCACTGGACATTGGTATAGAGCAGGTAAAGGTAGGTGGCTATATTTCCGATATTGGTAAAGCGATTGAAAAATTTATAAAGCCATATGGATATGGTATAGTGCGAGATTTGGCGGGACATGGTGTCGGTCGTGAGATTCATGAAGACCCGACAGTTCCCAATTTTAATCCTGGTAGAAAAACAGAAAAAATGTTTGCAGGTTTGGTCATTGCTATTGAACCAATGATTATATTGGGAGGAGATGGTCAGGTTACTACTCACCCAAATAGATGGGATGTTGTATCAAAAGATAAAACTATGACTGCCCATTTTGAGCACACAGTAGCTGTGACCAAAGACGGGCCTATTATTATTACCGAATGA
- a CDS encoding DUF192 domain-containing protein, whose protein sequence is MKKISILWFLFIFFVVGIYYWSDSDKSEENLPKAYIAGQAFDLEIASDNQSRRLGLAGRDFLADNQAMLFIFPEKSKPAFWMKGMKFDIDLLWIDNQTIVDYEKNMPAVANDFELRRYYPVLEVDKVMELPAGTIDSLGIKKGDIIKFSPR, encoded by the coding sequence ATGAAAAAAATTAGTATTTTGTGGTTTTTGTTTATCTTTTTTGTGGTTGGTATATACTATTGGTCTGATTCTGATAAGTCAGAAGAAAATTTGCCCAAAGCTTATATAGCCGGCCAAGCCTTTGATCTGGAGATTGCCAGCGACAATCAAAGTCGCCGATTGGGTCTAGCTGGGCGTGATTTTTTGGCCGACAATCAGGCAATGCTATTTATCTTTCCGGAAAAAAGCAAACCAGCATTTTGGATGAAAGGCATGAAATTTGATATTGATCTTTTATGGATTGATAATCAGACAATTGTAGATTATGAAAAAAATATGCCGGCGGTGGCCAATGATTTTGAACTCAGGAGATATTATCCGGTTTTAGAAGTAGACAAGGTTATGGAGTTACCAGCTGGAACCATAGATTCTTTAGGAATAAAAAAAGGTGATATTATTAAATTTTCACCCCGTTAA
- a CDS encoding RNA polymerase sigma factor → MKTLRSSLQEKIAFLRLKSGDSEAFGFFYDKYVKNIYRFIYIKVTNRQLAEDLTQEVFLKVWQHLVDKKNIKSFQAFIFRIARNSVVDHYRASNSQELPLEYISELADMSKSITTEVDKSIDAAVLLQEIRKLKPEYQEVLILRYIEDLSIDDISDVMQKDKNNIRVTLHRALNKLKQIIQEKNNR, encoded by the coding sequence ATGAAGACATTACGTAGTAGTTTACAAGAAAAAATAGCTTTTTTAAGGCTCAAATCTGGTGACTCAGAGGCTTTCGGTTTTTTTTACGATAAATACGTAAAAAACATATATAGATTTATCTATATAAAGGTAACTAATAGACAGTTGGCTGAAGATTTGACTCAAGAGGTTTTCCTTAAAGTCTGGCAACATTTGGTAGATAAAAAAAATATCAAAAGTTTTCAGGCCTTTATATTCAGAATAGCTCGTAATTCAGTAGTTGATCATTATAGAGCATCTAATAGTCAAGAATTACCCCTAGAATATATTAGTGAATTAGCTGATATGAGCAAAAGTATCACCACTGAAGTTGACAAATCCATTGATGCTGCTGTCCTACTCCAAGAGATTCGCAAGCTAAAACCTGAATATCAAGAAGTCTTGATATTAAGATATATAGAAGATCTTTCCATTGATGATATATCTGATGTAATGCAGAAAGACAAAAATAATATCAGGGTGACACTACATCGGGCTCTAAACAAGCTAAAGCAAATTATCCAAGAAAAAAATAATCGCTAA